Genomic DNA from Longimicrobiales bacterium:
GTGCTGCCCTGCACCCGTCTCGGCGATGATGCGGCGCTTGCCCATGCGCCGGGCCAGCAGAATCTGACCCAGCGTGTTGTTGATCTTGTGCGCACCCGTGTGGTTCAGGTCCTCGCGCTTCAGATAGACGACCACGCCCCCCGCCGCGTCACCCAGGCGGCGCGCACGGTACAGCGGCGTCGGCCGTCCGACGTAGTCCCGCAGGAGCTCATCGAGCTCCGCGTGGAACGCCGGGTCCGCGACGGCCGCATCCCAGGCGCTCGTCAGCTCATCCAGCGCGGCGACGAGCGTCTCGGGAACGAAACGCCCACCGAATGCGCCGAAGCGCGTCAGATCATCCGTCATCTCAAATCCTCGCGCCGCGCGCGGCGGCGATAAATGCATGGATCCCTGCGTGCGACTTCCGGCCCGGTGCTTCCTCGACGCCCGAGCTGACATCGACCATGGCCGGCCTGAGCAGTGCGACGGCCGCCGCCACATTGCCGGGCGTCAGGCCGCCGGCCACCACCAGCCGGGCGCCGGTGGACACGTCTTCCGCCGCGACGGCGCTCCAGTCGAAGCTCACTCCCGCGCCGCCGTGCGCGCCAGGCGACCAGCCGTCCAGCACCAGCGCGTCCACCTCGTTACCGTACGTGCCGGCACCGCGCACATAGTCCGCGGCATCCCTGACACGAAGGGCCTTCCACACCTCACACGCGACGCCGGCGCGGACGCGCCGCACGACATCGACCGGCTCGTCTCCGTGCAGCTGCACCGCGTCGAGCGCGAGATCCCGCGCCGCGGCGGCCACCACGGCGGGCTCCGCATCCACGAACACACCGACGCGTCGCGCTCCCGCCGCATCGAAGATAACCGCGGCCTGACCGACGGTCCGCGAGCGGGTACGACCCGGGGCCAGTATGACACCGATCCAGTCCGCGCCCGCGTCCGCGGCCGCGCGCGCATCGTCCGTGCGACACACGCCGCAGATCTTCACTTCCACCATTACCGGCTCCGTGCGGTCGCGCGCGCGCTCCGTGCGTCCGCGCGCGCGCCGGCGACCGTCGGCGATACCAGCGCGATCCCTGGCGCGGCCGTCTCCACCGATCCCCGCTCCTTCATCGCGGGTTGCGCGGCACGGACGAGAATTCGCCGATGAGCGCGGCCGGATCCGCCGCACGCATCAGCGCCTCGCCCACCAGCACCGCATCGACGCCTGACGCCGACAGGCGCTCGACATCCGCCGTGGTGTGAATGCCACTCTCACCGACGAGCACGACGTCGGGCGGAAGGTAGCGCGCGAGCCTCTCCGTTACGGCGAGGTCCGTGGTGAACGTCGCCAGGTCCCGGTTGTTCACGCCGACGATGCGGGCGCCCGCCTTCAGCGCCCGCTCCGTCTCCTCCTCATCGTGCACCTCCACCAGCGCCGCGAGCTCGAGCTCCTGTGCGAGCGCGTGGAAGTCGGCCAGCTCGACGTCGTCCAGGATGCGCGTGATCAGCAGTACCGCCGACGCGCCCGCGGCCCGCGCCTCGTACACCTGCACCGCGTCGATCGTGAAGTCCTTCCGCAGCAGCGGAACCGCCACCGCGTCGGACACCGCCTCCAGATCCGACAGCGTCCCGCCGAAGAAATCACGGTCGGTCAGGACGCTGATGCCCGCCGCACCGGCGCCGGCATACGCCTCCGCCACCGCGACCGCCGGCGCGTCCGTCCGGATCTCACCCGACGACGGCGAGCGGCGCTTCACCTCGGCGATCACGCCTACGGTGGGCCGCGACCGGAGCGCCTCTTCGAACCCGGGCGCAGGCGCCCGCGACTCCGCCCGGCGGCGCACGCCGCCGGCATCCCGCCTCAGCGCCGTCACCTCCCGGTGCTTGACTTCCACGATCTGGCGGAGCACGCCGGACAAATCTCTTGCGTTTCGGTTCACCTTCGGGTATACTGCCTTTCGGTTGTTCTTCGGCTTCCGGATCCAGCGCGCGCGGCGGACGGCGCGCCCGGACCCGGGGCCACGATCCGAGCCTGAACGGAGAGGCGTCGAGATGCCGTTGACGAAGCGTCAGAAAGAGATCCTCGATTTTCTCGAGTTGTTTCTGGCTGAGTACGGGTACCCGCCGAGCTACGAAGAGATCGCGCGGAACTTCGGCTACACGTCACTCGCGACGGTGCACGAGCATCTCGAGAATCTGAGCGACAAGGGGTACATCCGAAAGAGCCGGAATTCGAGCCGTTCGATCGAGCTGGTCCCGGCGGGTGGCGGGGTGAGTGCGGTGGAGCTGCCGCTGCTGGGCATGGTGGCGGCGGGCCAGCCGATCGAAGCGGTGGCCGAAGAGGAGAGTGTTGCGGTGCCGGAAGATCTGGTGGGGCGCAGCGGCCGGCATTACGTGCTGAAGGTCCGTGGCGACTCGATGATCGACGAACAGATCCGTGACGGCGACTACGTGATCGTGAACTCACGCAACAGTGCCGACAACGGTGAGATGGTGGTGGCGCTGGTACACGGTGATTCCGCGACGGTGAAGAAGTTCTATCGCGAGCGTGACGGCCGGGTGCGGCTGCAGCCGGCGAACGTGACGATGTCTCCGATGTTCTTTCCGTCGGAGGAAGTGATGGTCCAGGGGGTGGTGGTCGGCGTCATCAGGAGGTATTGAGATGCGAAAGCGCACGTTCATGGTGGGTCGTACGACGGGCCGTAACACACTGGTGGTGTTCGTGAGTCTGATGAAGAGCCCGATCGCGGGGCCGTTCACGGTGAGGGCGGTCGTTTCGTCCAACTGAAATCGGACGCGGCACGTCGATCGGACGCGGCACCTCGATCGGACGCGGCACCCACTTTTCCGGACGGCTCATCCGCGCAGGCTCGTGTCCCGGTGCGAAAGCAAACGCTTACGCGCCGGGACATTTCTTTGTCGGAATGAGCCGTTCTGAAGAACGGGTGCCGCGTCCGACGGTCAGTGTGCGGGCGCGGCGGCTTTGGCCGCATCGCGCAGACGGTCCAGCGCCTCGAGCGCCCGACCGGAATCGATGCTCTGCTCCGCGACATCGAACGCGGACTGGACGGAGTCGGCGAGCCCCGCGACGTATATGGCCGCGGCGGCATTGACGCTGACAGCGGCCCGGGCCACATCCGGAGCCTCGCCGCGCAGGACGCGGAGCACCATGCGCGCATTGTCCACGGGGTCGCCGCCCGCGAGGCCGGCGGGATCGAGATCGCGCCCCGGCAGCATCTCGCGGAAATCGATCGTCGTGGACGTGATCGCGCCATCGCGCACATCGAGCATGCGCGTGGCCCCGATGGGACTCAGCTCATCAATGCCCGGCTCGCCGTGCACGACGAGCGCATGGACATGGCCCAGCTCGCGGAGCGCTGCTGCAATCAGCTCGAGCAGGGCCGGATCGGACACACCGACCACCTGCCGTCGCGCGCCGGCAGGATTCGTGAGCGGTCCGAGCAGGTTCATGATGGTCGGCATGCGCAGCTCCCGTCGCACCGGTGCCACGTGTCGCATGGCCGGATGGAGGAGCGGTGCGAACATGAAGACGAGCCCCGCTCGTTCGAGCACGTCCGCCATGCCGTCCGGCGAGAGCTCGATCGGCACGTCGAGCGCTTCCAGGATGTCGGCGCTGCCGCAGCGTGAGCTGAACGACCGGTTGCCGTGCTTGGCGATGCGAACGCCGGCGCCGGCCGCGACGAATGCGGCCGCCGTCGAGATGTTGAACGTCGTGAGTGCGCCGCCTCCGGTCCCGCAGGTATCCACCAGCTGGTCCGGGTCCGACGCCGGCACGGGAATCATTGCCCGGCGCAGCGCGCGCACACCGCCCGCCACCTCTTCCGCCGTTTCACGCCGTGCCTTCATGGCGACGAGGAGCGCCGCGATCTGCACGGGTGTGGCACGGCCCTCCATCACCACATTGAAAGCCGCCTCGGCATCGGCGCCGTCGAGCCTGCCCTCTCCTGCGGCGCGCGCGATGAGCGAGCCGAGGTCCGGCAGCTCATCTTCCTGGCTGTCTGATCCGGTGCCCATGGAGCATTCTGAACGAGTATGACGCGTGGCCGGATGCCGTGCGCGGCCAGAAGGCGTACCGCACCAGCGCCCGTTAGGCAAGTGCGGGATCGGCTGACTGCCGCCTCCACGTCGCTGTCAAACCTTGCAGCGCGGGCCCGCGACCTTAATCTAAGCGCGCCGCCGGCGCAGGTGCCGGCCGATTCCGCCTGGAGCAGTTGATGAAGAGAATTCTGGTGACCGGGGCCGCGGGCCAGGTCGGTACCGAGCTGGTGCCGGCGCTGCGGGCCGCTTACGGCGAGGACGCCGTGCTGGCTACCGACGTGCGCCGGCCCGATGCCGGGTCGCTCACGGAAGGGCCGTTCGAAGTGCTCGACTGCCTCGACGCCGCTGCCGTCGGCGATGCGGTGCGCCGTCATCGTGCGGATGCCATCTATCATCTCGCCGCGCTGCTCTCCGCTTCGGCGGAACGGAAGCCTCAGCTCGCGTACGAAGTGAACATGGGCACGCTGATGAACGTGCTCGAGGTCGCGCGCGAGGCGGCGTGCGCCGTGTTTACGCCGAGCTCCATCGGTGCGTTCGGCCCCGGCACTCCCCCCGATCCCGCGCCGCAGGACACGATCCAGCGGCCGAGCACCATGTACGGCGTCACGAAGGTCGCGGGCGAGCTGCTGTGTGACTACTACCACACGCGGTTCAATGTGGACACGCGCGGCCTGCGCTTCCCCGGTCTGATCTCATACGTCGCGCCGCCGGGTGGCGGCACGACGGATTACGCGGTGGAGATCTTCTACGAAGCTCTCGAGCACGGTCGCTACACCTGCTTCCTGTCGGCGGACACCCAGCTCGACATGATGTACATGCCGGACGCAGTACGTGCAGCGATCGACGTGATGGAGGCAGATCCGGCGCGCCTGAAGCATCGCAACGCGTTCAACGTGACGGCGATGCAGCTGACGCCCGCAACGCTCGCGGAGGCGATCCGGACGGAGCTGCCCGGCTTCGAGATCACGTACGACGTCGACCCCGTGAGGCAGCGCATCGCCGAATCGTGGCCGCGCCGCATCGATGACAGCGCAGCGCGCAGCGAATGGGGCTGGAGCCATCGCTACGATCTGGCTTCGATGACCAAAGACATGCTGAGTCACCTCAGAATCAAGCTCGGCGCGGGCGCCGGCAACACAGGGAGCTGAAGATGCCGCTCGATCGGGTCGCAGGAGTCCTCGCGGCGCACGTCTCCGACCTGGAGGAGCGCGGCACGGCAAAAGGGGCGGAGACGGTCGTGACCGAGGTGGTACGCCCGCGCGAGGGGCGCGGACCGCGCTTCCGGCTGAAGGGTGCCGGCCAGCGCGAGTTCCTGCGCATGAACTCGAACTCCTATCTCGGCATGTCGTTGCATCTCGACGTGATCGCCGCCGAGGAAGAAGCGGCGCAGCGGTACGGTGCGGGACCCGGTGCGGTGCGCTTCATCAGCGGCACGTATGACGCACACGTCGAGCTGGAGCGCCGTCTCGCAGAGTTCCACACGCGCGAAGCGGCCATGATCTTCAGCTCCGCCTACGCGACCGTTGTCAGCACGATCGTACCGCTCACGACGGACCGCACGATCCTCATCAGCGACGAGCTCAATCACAACTGCATCATCAACGCGATGCGGCTCTCCCGTCCGCTCGACAAGGCGGTGTACGGCCATTCGAACATGTCGCAGCTGCGCGCAGCGCTCGAGAGCGCCTCCACCCGCGATGCCGCGCGCGCCATCGTCGTGACGGACGGCATCTTCAGCATGCGCGGCGATCACGCTCCGCTCGCCGAGGTCATGGACCTCGCGGCGCAGTTCGATGACCGCTTCCCGGAGAACGTCATCGTCGTGGTGGACGACTCTCACGGCGTGGGCGCGTTCGGCCCCACCGGGCGGGGCACCGAGGAGTACACGTCGGCTCCGCCCGCGGATGTCCTGGTCGGCACGCTCGGCAAGGCGTTCGGCGTGAATGGCGGATACGTGACGTCACGCGAGGCCGTCATTCGTTACCTGCGCGAGACCGCGCCCATGTACATCTATTCGAATCCGATCACGCCCGCCGAGGCGAGCGCTGCGCTGAAATCGCTCGAGCTGCTGGACAGCCCCGCCGGCCGGGAGCTGCTGGAGCGCCTGCGCACGCTCACGAAGCGCTTCGAGGATGGACTGGTCCGTCTCGGTTTTGAGGTGATTCCGGGCGAGCATCCTGTCGTCCCGCTGATGGTACGGGACACGGCGCGCACGCGCGCGCTCGTCGCGCACCTGAAGGAGAACGGCGTGCTGGCCACGGGGCTGGCCTTCCCTGTCGTCCCGCGTGGTGACGAGGAGATCCGGTTCCAGGTGAATGCGGACCATACGGAGGGCGATATCGACGAGGTGCTCGACGTGCTGTCCCGGTTCGGCTGACTCAGTCGGACGCGGAACCCACTCTGCAGAACGGCTCGGGCCCGCATGGCCGGGACGCGCGGAGACATGCGGAACCCCGCTCCCGGTGACATTCGCATGTCCCGGCAGGCCGTTCTGCAGAATGGGTTCCGCGTCCGCTGCCTCCGACGCCTCCGGCTGCGGGCGGCGTTGACACCCTGTCGCACGCGCGTAGCTTTCGGCCGGTGAGCGCGCGCATGGAGGCGGACGAGCACCGGGTGAAGCTGACGCTGCACTACGACGGCGGTGGTTTCGCCGGCTGGCAGGTGCAGCGCGAAGCGCGGACGGTACAGGCCGAGCTGGAAGCGGCACTGCTGCGCCTGACGGGACGCGCGACGCGCGTCACCGGAGCGGGCCGGACGGACGCCGGTGTCCACGCGACGGGCCAGGTCGTGGGTGTTGTCGTGCCGGAGCGCTGGACTCCGCAGGAGCTCAGGCGCGCGCTCAACGCAGTACTGCCGCGGGACGTGTGGGTGGCGGAGGCATGTGCGGCCGCGCCGGGCTTTCACGCGCGGTACGATGCGGTTGCCCGGGGGTACATATACAGGATCGGCACAGCCGATAGTTCGCGCTCGCCGTTCGTGCGGCGCTGGTGCTGGCCGCTCGCTCAGACGGTGCCGCTGGACCGGCTGAACGATGCGGCCGCTCGCTTTCACGGCGAGCACTCGTTCCGGGCGTTCGCCAAGGCAGGGCAGCCGCACCGCGGCGAGTACTGCACGGTGCACACGGCATACTGGCGCGAAGCGTCGAGCTCGACTGTCACGTTTCACGTGGTCGCCAACCGGTTCCTGCACCACATGGTGCGGTACATGGTGGGCACGATGGTGGAAGTCGGCAGCGGACGCCGGCCGGCGGCGCACATCGACGCGCTGCTGCAGAACGAGCCGGACGTGGTGACATCGCGACCGGCACCAGCGGCAGGGTTGTACCTGACACGCGTGTATTACGACACGACGCAGATCGCCACACACGAAGACTGGAGCACCGGGAACGCAGCCGATGAAATTCTTTCTTGACAGTGCCGACCTGACGGAGATCCGCCGCGCCATGGACGCGGGACTGATCGACGGCATCACCACCAATCCGTCTCTGCTCGCGAAGGTCGCGGGGGCGGACCACGAGCCGCGTGAGGTGCTCGCCGAGATCTGCCGCATTGTGCCCGGCCCCATCAGTGCCGAGGTCGTCGCGACGACGCGCGACGAGATGCTGCGCGAGGGCCGTGAGCTGGCGAAGCTGGCCGACAACATCGTCGTCAAGGTCCCGCTGACAGAAGCGGGCCTGATGGCATGCCGTCATTTCCGCGCGGAGGACATCCGCGTCAATGTGACGCTCTGCTTCTCCGCGGCGCAGGCACTCCTCGCCGCGAAGGCGGGCGCCTCCTACATATCGCCGTTCGTCGGCCGCCTCGATGACATCGCGCAGGACGGCATGCAGCTGATCGAGCAGATCGTGCAGATGTACGGCAATTACGATTTCCAGACGGAGGTCCTGGTCGCATCCGTGCGTCACCCGGTGCACGTGGTACAGGCGGCGCTGATCGGCGCCGATGTCGCGACCGTGCCAGCCAAGGTGCTGCACCAGCTGATGCAGCACCCGCTGACGGACAAGGGCCTCGCCGGCTTCCTCGCCGACTGGCAGAAGCTGCCGGAGGCGAAGCGGGCGATCTGATGTCGAATGCAGTGCAGCCCGGCAACATTCCACCGACCCTGAGCAGCTCGTGGCAGTGATCGACGGTCCGGACACGGCATACCGCAACCCGCTCGTCGAGCGGTATGCATCACGCGAGATGAGCATGATCTTCTCGCCCGCGTTCAAGTTCCGCACGTGGCGCAGGCTCTGGCTGGCGCTCGCCGAATCGGAGCAGTCGCTCGGTATCGAGATTCCCGACAGCGCCATCACGGCGATGCGCGCTCAGCTCGACAACATCGATCTGACGCGCGCCGCCGAGCTGGAGAAGCGGCTGCGCCACGATGTCATGGCTCACGTACACCACTTCGGTGAGGTGGCGCCCGACGCGAAGGCATTCATCCATCTCGGCGCGACGAGCGCATTCGTCACGGACAATACCGAGCTCCTCCAGCATCGCGACGCGCTGCTGCTCGTGCGGCGTCGCGTGCTCTCGTGCATCGCGGCACTGGCGCCGGTCGCGCGGGAACACAGGGCCCTGCCCACACTCGGCTTCACGCACTTCCAGCCGGCGCAGCCGACGACTGTCGGCAAGCGCGCGACGCTCTGGATCCAGGATCTGCTGCTGGACCTGGAGGAGATCGAGTTCCGCCTGGCGAACGTCCGGTTCCGCGGCGTCCGCGGGACGACGGGCACCGAGGCGTCGTTCCTCGAGCTGTTCAACGGCGACGGCAGCAAGGTGGATGAGCTGAACCGGCGCATTGCCGCGGCCATGGGCTTCGACCGGCTCTATGCCGTCACGGGGCAGACGTACACGCGCAAGACCGACTACGCGTACCTCGCCTCGCTCGCGGGCATTGCCACGTCGTCGTCGAAGTTCGCCCACGACATCCGGCTGCTGCAGCATTTGAAGGAGGTCGAGGAGCCGTTCGAGGACGAGCAGATCGGCTCGTCGGCCATGGCCTACAAGCGCAACCCGATGCGCACCGAGCGCATCACTGCGCTCGCCCGCCACGTCATCGCGCTCACGATCGATCCCGCATTCACGGCGGCCACGCAGTGGCTGGAGCGCACGCTCGACGACTCCGCGAACCGCAGGGTCGCCATCCCCGAGGCGTACCTCGGCATCGACGCGGTGCTCCTGCTCCAGCACAACGTGAGCGCCGGCCTGGTCGTCCGGCCGGGTGTGATCCGCAGGCATCTCGACGATGAGCTGCCGTTCATGGCGACCGAGACGATCCTGATGCACGCCGTCCGCCGCGGCGGCGACCGCCAGGACCTGCATGAGCGCATTCGCCGTCATTCCGTGGCGGCGGCGGAGCGTGTGAAGGATCACGGCGAGCGCAACGACCTCATCGAGCGTATCATCGGCGATGACGCGTTCGGCATGGACCGCGCGGAGATCGAAGGGATGCTCGATCCCGCGCGCTTCACCGGCCGCGCTGCGGAGCAGGTGGACATATTCCTCAGAAACGAGGTGGACCCGGTGCTGAAGAGACACGAGACATCCGACAGTGTGCCGGAGCTGCGCGCATGAGCACGGCAGTGGGACGAACGGAACTGCCGCTCCCGCTGGTGGCGCGCGGCAAGGTACGCGACGTGTACGCCGTCGGCTCCGACCGGCTGCTGATCGTGGCGACGGATCGCATCAGCGCATTCGACGTGGTGCTCCCGCAGCCGATTCCGCGGAAGGGCGCCGTGCTGACGCAATTGACGTCGTGGTGGCTGACGAAGATTGCGGACATCACGCCCAATCACCTCATCAGCGCGGACCCGGACGTCATCGTGCGGGAGGTACCGGAGCTCGCGGAAACGCGCGACATCTGGGGCCGCAGGGCGATGCTGGTGCACCGGGCGAAGGTGGTGCCGATCGAGTGCGTGGTGCGCGGATTCATCTCCGGCTCCGCATGGTCGGAATACCGCCGCAGCGGTACGCTCGCGGGCGAGCCGCTGCCCGAGGGTCTCCGCGAGAGCCAGCGACTCGACCCGCCGATCTTCTCGCCGGCCACGAAGGCGGAGACCGGGCATGACGAGAACATCACGTTTGCGCAGATGCGGGACGCGGTCGGTGCCGAGCTCGCGGAGGAGCTGCGGCGCCGGAGTCTCGCGATCTATCAGCGCGGCCGCGACATCGCCGCCGACGCCGACATCATTCTCGCCGACACCAAGTTCGAGTTCGGCACGCTGCCCGACGGCACGCTCGTGCTGATCGATGAGGTGCTGACACCCGACTCGTCGCGCTTCTGGCCGAAGGAGTCGTTCGAGGTGGGCCGCGGCCAGCCGTCACTCGACAAGCAGCCCGTACGCGACTATCTGGAGGGTCTCGTCAAGGCCGGCGAATGGGACAAGGAGCCGCCGCCGCCCGACCTCCCCGACGGCGTGGTGACGGAGACGTCCGAGCGTTACCTCGGCGTGTTCCAGCGCCTGACCGGCGTCGCCCTGGACGACTTCCCGTCGCAGGACCCGGCCGCAGCGGGACGCGGCTCCGGCTCGTGATGATGCCATGAGGCCGGTTCGCCCACGCCTGCAGCGCGGTGTCATCATCGTGCCGAGCGCCCTGACGCTCGGCAACCTGCTGTTCGGCATCTGGGCGATCGTATCCGCCGCGCGCGGCGACTTCGTCAATGCGGCCTGGCTCATCGTCTTCGCGGGGATCTTCGACACGATCGACGGCCGAGTGGCGCGGGCCACGTCCACCGGCAGCCGCTTCGGCGAGGAGCTCGACTCGCTGGTGGACGCCATCAGCTTCGGCGTGGCACCCGGGCTCATCATCTACTTCCTGTTCCTGAACGACGGCACGTGGGGCTGGGTCGCGGCGTTCTTCTACGTATCGAGCACCGTCATCAGACTCGCGCGCTTCAACGTGGAGCAGGCCGGTCACGCAAAGGTCGCGTTCCACGGCCTGCCCTCCCCTTCTGCGGGGATGACGCTCGCCACGTTCTATCCGTTCAGCCAGACGGCTTTCTTCCAGGCGAATCTCGCCGCATGGCGGTGGCCCGAGCTGATCACCGGCCTCATGATCGTGCTCGGCTTCCTCATGATGAGCCACGTGCTCTATCCCGTCGTGCCGAAGTTCGGATTCCGCTCCACGCGCGGCATCGTGACGGGACTGTTCATGCTCTCATGCATTGCAGCGGCGATCTTAATCCCGTCGATCTTCTTCTTCCCGGCGTTCATCGGCTACGTCAGCTACGGCGTGCTCAAGTCGCTGGCCATCGGTTTCTTCGAGCGCATGCCCGAAACCGATCCCATGCTCGATGAGGAGGAGGACGAGGGCGATGAGGCGGGAGCCGAGCTGCGCGACATCGATTATCGCGAGCTCTCGCCTTGGCAGCGGTTCCGCAGGCAGCGGCAGGTGCGACGTCATTACGGTGCGAACGACCAGGAGGACATTCTGTGAGCAGTTATACGGCTGAAGTGCGAATCACCCCACGGGCAGGACTGCTCGACCCGGAGGGCAAGGCGGTCCAGAACGCACTGCACTCGCTCGAGTTCGAGGGTGTCGAGGATGTGCGGGTCGGCCGGCTCGTGCGGCTGCGCCTGCGGGCCGACAGCGACGACGGTGCGCGGCAGAGCGCCGACGAGATGTGTCGTCGCCTGCTGGCCAATCCGGTGACCGAGGACTACGAGATCGTGCTCGTGAAGGGCAGCTGATGCGCGCGGCGATCGTGACGTTCCCTGGCTCCAACTGCGACTACGACTGCTACAAGGCCGTCACCGATGTGCTCGGTGAAGATGCGTACTTCGTGTGGCACCGCGAGGAGAGCGTAGGCGACTGCGACCTCGTGATCCTGCCCGGCGGCTTCAGCTACGGCGACTATCTGCGTGCGGGCGCGATCGCACGGTTCAGCCCGATCATGAGTGACGTGCAGCGCTTCGCCGCTGAGGGCGGGTACGTACTGGGAGTCTGCAACGGCTTCCAGGTGCTGTGCGAGGCGGGCATGCTGCCCGGTGCACTCATCCGCAACCGCTCGCTCAAGTTCCAGGGTGAGCGCGTCTACATCCGCGTGGAGAACACGGACACCGCATTCACGGCCCATTACGAGCCCGGGCAGCTGCTGCACCTGCACATCGCGCACGGACAGGGCAACTACGTGGCGGAGCCCGACATCATCGAGCGACTCGAGGCGGAGCGCAGAGTCATCTTCCGTTACGTGGACGAGAGCGGCCAGGCGACGGACGAGGGCAATGCGAACGGCTCGATGAACAACATTGCCGGCATCATCAACGAACAGGGCAACGTGCTGGGGCTGATGCCGCATCCGGAGCGATCCGTCGAGGCGCTGCTCGGCTCCACGGACGGGCTGCCGATCTTCACGTCGCTCGCGGAACGACTCGCCGTCGCCGGGAGGTCCGCATGACCACGAACCGGGCGGGCGGTACCGACCACGCCATGGCGGCACCCGGATCCCGGGAGGGCAGCGCGGCCGCGGCGGAAGGGCCGAGACCGCGCGCGGGCGACCCCACGATCACGGCCGAGCTCGTGGCCGATCACGGCCTGAGCGAGGACGAGTACAGGCTGATCCGTGCGGCGCTGGGCCGCGAGGC
This window encodes:
- a CDS encoding phosphoribosylaminoimidazolesuccinocarboxamide synthase → MSTAVGRTELPLPLVARGKVRDVYAVGSDRLLIVATDRISAFDVVLPQPIPRKGAVLTQLTSWWLTKIADITPNHLISADPDVIVREVPELAETRDIWGRRAMLVHRAKVVPIECVVRGFISGSAWSEYRRSGTLAGEPLPEGLRESQRLDPPIFSPATKAETGHDENITFAQMRDAVGAELAEELRRRSLAIYQRGRDIAADADIILADTKFEFGTLPDGTLVLIDEVLTPDSSRFWPKESFEVGRGQPSLDKQPVRDYLEGLVKAGEWDKEPPPPDLPDGVVTETSERYLGVFQRLTGVALDDFPSQDPAAAGRGSGS
- the pssA gene encoding CDP-diacylglycerol--serine O-phosphatidyltransferase, which translates into the protein MRPVRPRLQRGVIIVPSALTLGNLLFGIWAIVSAARGDFVNAAWLIVFAGIFDTIDGRVARATSTGSRFGEELDSLVDAISFGVAPGLIIYFLFLNDGTWGWVAAFFYVSSTVIRLARFNVEQAGHAKVAFHGLPSPSAGMTLATFYPFSQTAFFQANLAAWRWPELITGLMIVLGFLMMSHVLYPVVPKFGFRSTRGIVTGLFMLSCIAAAILIPSIFFFPAFIGYVSYGVLKSLAIGFFERMPETDPMLDEEEDEGDEAGAELRDIDYRELSPWQRFRRQRQVRRHYGANDQEDIL
- the purB gene encoding adenylosuccinate lyase, encoding MAVIDGPDTAYRNPLVERYASREMSMIFSPAFKFRTWRRLWLALAESEQSLGIEIPDSAITAMRAQLDNIDLTRAAELEKRLRHDVMAHVHHFGEVAPDAKAFIHLGATSAFVTDNTELLQHRDALLLVRRRVLSCIAALAPVAREHRALPTLGFTHFQPAQPTTVGKRATLWIQDLLLDLEEIEFRLANVRFRGVRGTTGTEASFLELFNGDGSKVDELNRRIAAAMGFDRLYAVTGQTYTRKTDYAYLASLAGIATSSSKFAHDIRLLQHLKEVEEPFEDEQIGSSAMAYKRNPMRTERITALARHVIALTIDPAFTAATQWLERTLDDSANRRVAIPEAYLGIDAVLLLQHNVSAGLVVRPGVIRRHLDDELPFMATETILMHAVRRGGDRQDLHERIRRHSVAAAERVKDHGERNDLIERIIGDDAFGMDRAEIEGMLDPARFTGRAAEQVDIFLRNEVDPVLKRHETSDSVPELRA
- the purS gene encoding phosphoribosylformylglycinamidine synthase subunit PurS; amino-acid sequence: MSSYTAEVRITPRAGLLDPEGKAVQNALHSLEFEGVEDVRVGRLVRLRLRADSDDGARQSADEMCRRLLANPVTEDYEIVLVKGS
- the purQ gene encoding phosphoribosylformylglycinamidine synthase subunit PurQ, coding for MRAAIVTFPGSNCDYDCYKAVTDVLGEDAYFVWHREESVGDCDLVILPGGFSYGDYLRAGAIARFSPIMSDVQRFAAEGGYVLGVCNGFQVLCEAGMLPGALIRNRSLKFQGERVYIRVENTDTAFTAHYEPGQLLHLHIAHGQGNYVAEPDIIERLEAERRVIFRYVDESGQATDEGNANGSMNNIAGIINEQGNVLGLMPHPERSVEALLGSTDGLPIFTSLAERLAVAGRSA